A single Musa acuminata AAA Group cultivar baxijiao chromosome BXJ2-1, Cavendish_Baxijiao_AAA, whole genome shotgun sequence DNA region contains:
- the LOC135598115 gene encoding cell division cycle 20.2, cofactor of APC complex-like, giving the protein MDMDFARCALTMPSRPQRDGSIESPSSAAYQKLLVQCILKNRSRIFAFKSAPESPADKVCQFDEDNRPHKKQQRRIPKDPDRVLAAYDIIDDDRLNLLDWGSNNVLAIGLNDTVYIWNAANKSGTKFSRALENNSPVTSISWSPDGKVLAVAFGNSDLDLVDAATGRLLVGIQGDSHSFVCSLAWRSNAILTTGKSDGSVVDYDIRKDDLAICDYKGHRLEVCSLKWSELFGRYLASGGKDKLVHIWDARMAVANHHPCQHQLLHKINNHTSTVRALDWCPTRSNLLASGGGRNDHCIKFWNAANGVCLNSIDTGSEVCALLWDKNKSELLTSHGFPNNQLTLWNYTSMTRKAELFGHSSRVLYLAGSPLGGVVAFAAEDETLKFWNVFETPKPPKPKANTMPFAQFSVIR; this is encoded by the coding sequence ATGGACATGGACTTCGCGCGCTGTGCTCTAACCATGCCTTCCAGACCTCAGCGTGATGGTTCGATAGAATCCCCATCGAGTGCAGCGTACCAAAAACTTCTTGTTCAATGTATTTTGAAGAACAGATCTCGCATTTTCGCATTCAAGAGTGCACCCGAATCACCGGCCGACAAGGTGTGCCAATTTGACGAGGACAATCGACCGCACAAGAAGCAACAGAGACGAATCCCAAAAGATCCAGATAGGGTTTTGGCTGCTTATGACATCATAGATGATGATAGGTTGAATCTCctcgactggggaagcaataatgtgttggcGATTGGCCTCAATGACACAGTGTACATATGGAATGCTGCGAATAAGTCTGGTACGAAGTTTTCACGAGCCTTAGAAAACAACAGCCCTGTCACTAGCATCAGCTGGTCCCCAGACGGCAAAGTTCTCGCTGTCGCATTTGGCAATTCAGATTTAGATCTGGTTGATGCAGCAACAGGACGTCTGTTGGTTGGGATCCAAGGTGACAGCCACTCCTTTGTTTGTTCACTTGCCTGGAGAAGTAATGCAATCTTGACGACTGGGAAATCCGATGGTAGTGTTGTTGATTATGACATTAGAAAAGATGACCTGGCCATCTGTGACTATAAAGGGCATCGACTTGAagtttgtagtcttaaatggtccGAGTTGTTTGGGCGATATCTGGCAAGCGGAGGGAAGGACAAACTTGTGCACATATGGGACGCCCGCATGGCTGTTGCAAATCACCATCCGTGCCAACATCAATTGCTTCACAAGATCAACAACCACACTTCCACTGTGAGGGCCCTTGATTGGTGCCCTACCAGGAGCAATCtgctggcttctggtggaggACGCAATGATCATTGCATTAAGTTTTGGAATGCTGCTAATGGTGTTTGCTTGAACTCAATTGATACCGGCTCTGAAGTTTGTGCATTGTTGTGGGACAAGAACAAATCTGAATTGCTGACCTCCCATGGGTTTCCAAACAATCAACTCACCCTATGGAATTACACATCCATGACGAGAAAAGCTGAGCTTTTTGGTCATTCATCTCGTGTTCTTTACTTGGCTGGGAGCCCATTGGGTGGTGTAGTAGCTTTTGCTGCAGAAGATGAGACACTCAAGTTCTGGAATGTCTTTGAGACTCCCAAACCACCAAAACCTAAAGCAAACACTATGCCCTTTGCCCAATTTAGTGTCATAAGATGA